One Frankia alni ACN14a DNA window includes the following coding sequences:
- a CDS encoding FecCD family ABC transporter permease yields MSIRVRPRAVVVGVVLAALVLIFGVWTLMTGEYPATVGEVLRTLFGAGPPGAEIIVTRFRLPRLVIGIGVGAALGVAGALFQSLSRNPLGSPDIIGFTTGSATGALLVILVFPDSPIGTPAGAILGGLVTALLVYALAYRRGMQGTRLILVGIGVSAVAEAVNSYLLSRSSLDAAQEAQRWLVGSLNGRSWEYAGPLWAALAVLLPITLLLARRIEIVELGDDLALALGIPVERVRLSLVVCGVALTAVATAAAGPIAFVALAAPQTARRLVRAGTTSLVPAALTGSLIMVAADFAGQRLPHAIQLPVGLSTGAIGGLYLIWLLSGELRRG; encoded by the coding sequence GTGTCGATCCGGGTCCGGCCGCGCGCCGTCGTGGTCGGCGTCGTGCTGGCGGCGCTGGTACTGATCTTCGGTGTCTGGACGTTGATGACCGGCGAGTACCCGGCGACGGTGGGCGAGGTGCTGCGCACCCTGTTCGGCGCGGGCCCACCGGGCGCGGAGATCATCGTGACGCGGTTCCGGTTGCCCCGGCTGGTGATCGGCATCGGGGTGGGTGCCGCGCTCGGCGTGGCCGGAGCGCTGTTCCAGAGCCTGTCCCGCAACCCGCTCGGCAGCCCCGACATCATCGGTTTCACCACGGGGTCGGCGACGGGTGCGCTTCTGGTCATCCTGGTCTTCCCCGACAGTCCGATCGGCACCCCGGCCGGCGCGATCCTCGGCGGGCTCGTCACGGCCCTGCTCGTGTACGCCCTGGCCTACCGCCGCGGCATGCAGGGGACGCGGCTGATCCTCGTCGGGATCGGGGTGTCCGCGGTCGCCGAGGCGGTGAACTCCTACCTGCTCAGCCGCTCCTCGCTCGACGCCGCGCAGGAGGCCCAGCGCTGGCTGGTCGGCAGCCTCAACGGCCGGAGCTGGGAGTACGCGGGCCCGCTGTGGGCGGCACTCGCCGTCCTGCTGCCGATCACCCTGCTCCTCGCCCGCCGCATCGAGATCGTGGAGCTGGGGGACGATCTCGCGCTCGCGCTGGGGATCCCGGTCGAGCGGGTGCGCCTGTCGCTGGTGGTCTGCGGGGTGGCCCTGACCGCGGTGGCCACGGCGGCGGCGGGTCCGATCGCCTTCGTGGCGCTGGCCGCGCCGCAGACAGCCCGCCGGTTGGTGCGGGCCGGGACGACGTCCCTGGTGCCCGCCGCGCTGACGGGATCGCTGATCATGGTGGCCGCGGACTTCGCCGGGCAGCGGCTGCCGCACGCGATCCAGCTGCCCGTCGGGCTCAGCACCGGCGCGATCGGCGGTCTCTACCTGATCTGGCTGCTCAGCGGAGAGCTACGCCGAGGCTGA